In Paroedura picta isolate Pp20150507F chromosome 6, Ppicta_v3.0, whole genome shotgun sequence, one genomic interval encodes:
- the TAB3 gene encoding TGF-beta-activated kinase 1 and MAP3K7-binding protein 3 isoform X3, producing MEYHSPDDTRMNRNRLLHINLGIHPHASYHGGDGAQLNGGRTLVHSSSDGHIDPQRTTGKQLICLVQEPHSAPAVVTASPNYNPFFMNDQNRNAATPPPQPPQQPSSIQPGMNTSAMQGPPPPPYMHIPRYSTNPITVTVSQNLPSGQTVPRALQILPPIPSNPYGNPGSLYIRQTSQSSSGRQTPTQNTQWHSAPQGPVPHYSPHPLPVYPHQQNYQPSQYSPKQPQIPQSPFRSPPTSQCPSPFGSPQHQVQPPQLGHQSSHVFMPPSPSTVLPHPYQQTPQTYQKQGGHSVSYLPYGGPSLSKGSMNKIEITVEPPQRPGASMNRSPSPISNQPTQRNQHPLYAPATPPSSSPSRSMSGQPKPPYSVNPVYITYTQPAGPTGALTQSPRVMVSQPNPAVFKITVGRAPAENLLNLVDQEERSAAPEPIQPISVVPGSGGERGSHKYQRSSSSGSDDYAYIQALLLHQRARKERLAKGLKLENEELEKLKSEVNGMEHDLMQRRLRRVSCTTSIPTPEEMTRLRGMNRQLQINVDCTQKEIDLLQSRGNFDPKAMSNFYDNIEPGPVVPPKPCKKDHQSSSKQTVRSQPRDEDFEGAPWNCDSCTFLNHPALNRCEQCEMPRYA from the exons ATGGAATACCACAGCCCAGATGACACGCGAATGAACAGGAATCGCCTTCTGCATATTAACCTGGGCATCCATCCTCATGCCAGCTATCATGGAGGGGATGGAGCTCAACTTAATGGTGGTCGTACACTGGTACATAGTTCAAGCGATGGACATATTGATCCACAGCGCACCACAGGTAAACAACTGATATGCTTAGTTCAAGAACCACATTCTGCTCCAGCCGTTGTGACAGCTTCTCCCAACTACAATCCATTTTTTATGAATGACCAGAATAGAAATGCAgctactcctcctcctcagccACCTCAACAACCTTCTTCCATACAGCCTGGAATGAATACATCTGCTATGcaaggccctcctcctcctccgtataTGCACATACCTCGGTATAGCACAAATCCAATAACTGTTACAGTGTCTCAGAATCTGCCCTCTGGACAGACTGTACCCAGAGCTCTACAAATTCTCCCCCCGATTCCAAGTAATCCTTACGGTAATCCTGGGTCTCTGTATATTAGACAGACATCTCAAAGTTCTTCAGGACGACAAACTCCCACACAAAATACACAGTGGCACTCAGCACCACAAGGTCCAGTCCCACATTATAGTCCACATCCGTTACCTGTGTATCCACATCAACAGAACTATCAGCCTTCTCAGTATTCTCCGAAACAGCCCCAGATTCCTCAGTCACCTTTTCGATCACCACCTACTTCTCAATGCCCCTCTCCGTTTGGTTCACCTCAGCATCAAGTTCAACCTCCCCAGTTAGGACATCAGAGTTCTCATGTATTTATGCCACCTAGTCCTTCAACAGTGCTACCCCACCCATATCAACAAACGCCCCAGACTTATCAAAAACAAGGTGGACATTCAGTATCTTATCTCCCATATGGTGGACCTAGCTTATCCAAAGGCTCCATGAACAAGATAGAAATTACAGTTGAGCCACCACAACGACCTGGGGCTTCAATGAATAGGAGCCCTTCGCCTATAAGTAACCAACCAACCCAACGAAACCAGCACCCACTGTATGCACCTGCTACTCCTCCTTCAAGTTCTCCTTCCAGAAGCATGTCGGGTCAGCCCAAACCTCCTTATAGTGTTAATCCTGTGTATATAACATACACGCAACCCGCTGGACCTACTGGTGCACTTACACAGTCACCCCGGGTAATGGTATCTCAGCCAAATCCTGCAGTTTTTAAGATTACAGTAGGTCGAGCACCAGCTGAGAACCTCTTAAATTTAGTGGACCAAGAAGAGCGTTCTGCAGCACCAGAGCCTATTCAGCCCATTTCAGTTGTACCAGGATCTGGAGGTGAAAGAGGAAGCCATAAATACCAGAGGAGTTCCAGTTCTGGATCAGATGACTATGCCTATATTCAAG CCTTGCTGCTACATCAACGTGCAAGGAAGGAGAGATTAGCAAAGGGACTGAAGCTTGAAAATGAGGAGCTTGAGAAGCTTAAATCTGAAGTGAATGGTATGGAGCACGACCTTATGCAAAGGCGGCTTAGGAGAGTGAGCTGTACAACCTCAATCCCAACG CCTGAAGAGATGACCAGATTGAGAGGCATGAACAGACAGCTCCAGATAAATGTTGACTGTACTCAAAAAGAAATTGACCTCCTGCAGTCTAGAG GAAACTTTGATCCGAAAGCCATGAGTAACTTTTATGACAACATAGAGCCTGGTCCTGTTGTGCCACCAAAGCCATGTAAAAAAG ATCATCAGAGCAGTTCCAAGCAAACTGTGCGATCACAGCCAAGGGATGAAGACTTTGAAGGAGCTCCATGGAATTGTGATAGCTGTACTTTTTTGAACCACCCAGCACTGAATCGCTGTGAGCAATGTGAAATGCCACGGTATGCCTGA
- the TAB3 gene encoding TGF-beta-activated kinase 1 and MAP3K7-binding protein 3 isoform X1 — MAQGSQQLDMQVLHDLRQRFPEIPEVVVSQCMLQHNNNVDACCRVLAQESNKYLYMEYHSPDDTRMNRNRLLHINLGIHPHASYHGGDGAQLNGGRTLVHSSSDGHIDPQRTTGKQLICLVQEPHSAPAVVTASPNYNPFFMNDQNRNAATPPPQPPQQPSSIQPGMNTSAMQGPPPPPYMHIPRYSTNPITVTVSQNLPSGQTVPRALQILPPIPSNPYGNPGSLYIRQTSQSSSGRQTPTQNTQWHSAPQGPVPHYSPHPLPVYPHQQNYQPSQYSPKQPQIPQSPFRSPPTSQCPSPFGSPQHQVQPPQLGHQSSHVFMPPSPSTVLPHPYQQTPQTYQKQGGHSVSYLPYGGPSLSKGSMNKIEITVEPPQRPGASMNRSPSPISNQPTQRNQHPLYAPATPPSSSPSRSMSGQPKPPYSVNPVYITYTQPAGPTGALTQSPRVMVSQPNPAVFKITVGRAPAENLLNLVDQEERSAAPEPIQPISVVPGSGGERGSHKYQRSSSSGSDDYAYIQALLLHQRARKERLAKGLKLENEELEKLKSEVNGMEHDLMQRRLRRVSCTTSIPTPEEMTRLRGMNRQLQINVDCTQKEIDLLQSRGNFDPKAMSNFYDNIEPGPVVPPKPCKKDHQSSSKQTVRSQPRDEDFEGAPWNCDSCTFLNHPALNRCEQCEMPRYA; from the exons CACAACAACAACGTTGATGCTTGTTGTCGAGTTCTTGCACAAGAGAGTAACAAATACTTGTATATGGAATACCACAGCCCAGATGACACGCGAATGAACAGGAATCGCCTTCTGCATATTAACCTGGGCATCCATCCTCATGCCAGCTATCATGGAGGGGATGGAGCTCAACTTAATGGTGGTCGTACACTGGTACATAGTTCAAGCGATGGACATATTGATCCACAGCGCACCACAGGTAAACAACTGATATGCTTAGTTCAAGAACCACATTCTGCTCCAGCCGTTGTGACAGCTTCTCCCAACTACAATCCATTTTTTATGAATGACCAGAATAGAAATGCAgctactcctcctcctcagccACCTCAACAACCTTCTTCCATACAGCCTGGAATGAATACATCTGCTATGcaaggccctcctcctcctccgtataTGCACATACCTCGGTATAGCACAAATCCAATAACTGTTACAGTGTCTCAGAATCTGCCCTCTGGACAGACTGTACCCAGAGCTCTACAAATTCTCCCCCCGATTCCAAGTAATCCTTACGGTAATCCTGGGTCTCTGTATATTAGACAGACATCTCAAAGTTCTTCAGGACGACAAACTCCCACACAAAATACACAGTGGCACTCAGCACCACAAGGTCCAGTCCCACATTATAGTCCACATCCGTTACCTGTGTATCCACATCAACAGAACTATCAGCCTTCTCAGTATTCTCCGAAACAGCCCCAGATTCCTCAGTCACCTTTTCGATCACCACCTACTTCTCAATGCCCCTCTCCGTTTGGTTCACCTCAGCATCAAGTTCAACCTCCCCAGTTAGGACATCAGAGTTCTCATGTATTTATGCCACCTAGTCCTTCAACAGTGCTACCCCACCCATATCAACAAACGCCCCAGACTTATCAAAAACAAGGTGGACATTCAGTATCTTATCTCCCATATGGTGGACCTAGCTTATCCAAAGGCTCCATGAACAAGATAGAAATTACAGTTGAGCCACCACAACGACCTGGGGCTTCAATGAATAGGAGCCCTTCGCCTATAAGTAACCAACCAACCCAACGAAACCAGCACCCACTGTATGCACCTGCTACTCCTCCTTCAAGTTCTCCTTCCAGAAGCATGTCGGGTCAGCCCAAACCTCCTTATAGTGTTAATCCTGTGTATATAACATACACGCAACCCGCTGGACCTACTGGTGCACTTACACAGTCACCCCGGGTAATGGTATCTCAGCCAAATCCTGCAGTTTTTAAGATTACAGTAGGTCGAGCACCAGCTGAGAACCTCTTAAATTTAGTGGACCAAGAAGAGCGTTCTGCAGCACCAGAGCCTATTCAGCCCATTTCAGTTGTACCAGGATCTGGAGGTGAAAGAGGAAGCCATAAATACCAGAGGAGTTCCAGTTCTGGATCAGATGACTATGCCTATATTCAAG CCTTGCTGCTACATCAACGTGCAAGGAAGGAGAGATTAGCAAAGGGACTGAAGCTTGAAAATGAGGAGCTTGAGAAGCTTAAATCTGAAGTGAATGGTATGGAGCACGACCTTATGCAAAGGCGGCTTAGGAGAGTGAGCTGTACAACCTCAATCCCAACG CCTGAAGAGATGACCAGATTGAGAGGCATGAACAGACAGCTCCAGATAAATGTTGACTGTACTCAAAAAGAAATTGACCTCCTGCAGTCTAGAG GAAACTTTGATCCGAAAGCCATGAGTAACTTTTATGACAACATAGAGCCTGGTCCTGTTGTGCCACCAAAGCCATGTAAAAAAG ATCATCAGAGCAGTTCCAAGCAAACTGTGCGATCACAGCCAAGGGATGAAGACTTTGAAGGAGCTCCATGGAATTGTGATAGCTGTACTTTTTTGAACCACCCAGCACTGAATCGCTGTGAGCAATGTGAAATGCCACGGTATGCCTGA
- the TAB3 gene encoding TGF-beta-activated kinase 1 and MAP3K7-binding protein 3 isoform X2 — protein sequence MAQGSQQLDMQHNNNVDACCRVLAQESNKYLYMEYHSPDDTRMNRNRLLHINLGIHPHASYHGGDGAQLNGGRTLVHSSSDGHIDPQRTTGKQLICLVQEPHSAPAVVTASPNYNPFFMNDQNRNAATPPPQPPQQPSSIQPGMNTSAMQGPPPPPYMHIPRYSTNPITVTVSQNLPSGQTVPRALQILPPIPSNPYGNPGSLYIRQTSQSSSGRQTPTQNTQWHSAPQGPVPHYSPHPLPVYPHQQNYQPSQYSPKQPQIPQSPFRSPPTSQCPSPFGSPQHQVQPPQLGHQSSHVFMPPSPSTVLPHPYQQTPQTYQKQGGHSVSYLPYGGPSLSKGSMNKIEITVEPPQRPGASMNRSPSPISNQPTQRNQHPLYAPATPPSSSPSRSMSGQPKPPYSVNPVYITYTQPAGPTGALTQSPRVMVSQPNPAVFKITVGRAPAENLLNLVDQEERSAAPEPIQPISVVPGSGGERGSHKYQRSSSSGSDDYAYIQALLLHQRARKERLAKGLKLENEELEKLKSEVNGMEHDLMQRRLRRVSCTTSIPTPEEMTRLRGMNRQLQINVDCTQKEIDLLQSRGNFDPKAMSNFYDNIEPGPVVPPKPCKKDHQSSSKQTVRSQPRDEDFEGAPWNCDSCTFLNHPALNRCEQCEMPRYA from the exons CACAACAACAACGTTGATGCTTGTTGTCGAGTTCTTGCACAAGAGAGTAACAAATACTTGTATATGGAATACCACAGCCCAGATGACACGCGAATGAACAGGAATCGCCTTCTGCATATTAACCTGGGCATCCATCCTCATGCCAGCTATCATGGAGGGGATGGAGCTCAACTTAATGGTGGTCGTACACTGGTACATAGTTCAAGCGATGGACATATTGATCCACAGCGCACCACAGGTAAACAACTGATATGCTTAGTTCAAGAACCACATTCTGCTCCAGCCGTTGTGACAGCTTCTCCCAACTACAATCCATTTTTTATGAATGACCAGAATAGAAATGCAgctactcctcctcctcagccACCTCAACAACCTTCTTCCATACAGCCTGGAATGAATACATCTGCTATGcaaggccctcctcctcctccgtataTGCACATACCTCGGTATAGCACAAATCCAATAACTGTTACAGTGTCTCAGAATCTGCCCTCTGGACAGACTGTACCCAGAGCTCTACAAATTCTCCCCCCGATTCCAAGTAATCCTTACGGTAATCCTGGGTCTCTGTATATTAGACAGACATCTCAAAGTTCTTCAGGACGACAAACTCCCACACAAAATACACAGTGGCACTCAGCACCACAAGGTCCAGTCCCACATTATAGTCCACATCCGTTACCTGTGTATCCACATCAACAGAACTATCAGCCTTCTCAGTATTCTCCGAAACAGCCCCAGATTCCTCAGTCACCTTTTCGATCACCACCTACTTCTCAATGCCCCTCTCCGTTTGGTTCACCTCAGCATCAAGTTCAACCTCCCCAGTTAGGACATCAGAGTTCTCATGTATTTATGCCACCTAGTCCTTCAACAGTGCTACCCCACCCATATCAACAAACGCCCCAGACTTATCAAAAACAAGGTGGACATTCAGTATCTTATCTCCCATATGGTGGACCTAGCTTATCCAAAGGCTCCATGAACAAGATAGAAATTACAGTTGAGCCACCACAACGACCTGGGGCTTCAATGAATAGGAGCCCTTCGCCTATAAGTAACCAACCAACCCAACGAAACCAGCACCCACTGTATGCACCTGCTACTCCTCCTTCAAGTTCTCCTTCCAGAAGCATGTCGGGTCAGCCCAAACCTCCTTATAGTGTTAATCCTGTGTATATAACATACACGCAACCCGCTGGACCTACTGGTGCACTTACACAGTCACCCCGGGTAATGGTATCTCAGCCAAATCCTGCAGTTTTTAAGATTACAGTAGGTCGAGCACCAGCTGAGAACCTCTTAAATTTAGTGGACCAAGAAGAGCGTTCTGCAGCACCAGAGCCTATTCAGCCCATTTCAGTTGTACCAGGATCTGGAGGTGAAAGAGGAAGCCATAAATACCAGAGGAGTTCCAGTTCTGGATCAGATGACTATGCCTATATTCAAG CCTTGCTGCTACATCAACGTGCAAGGAAGGAGAGATTAGCAAAGGGACTGAAGCTTGAAAATGAGGAGCTTGAGAAGCTTAAATCTGAAGTGAATGGTATGGAGCACGACCTTATGCAAAGGCGGCTTAGGAGAGTGAGCTGTACAACCTCAATCCCAACG CCTGAAGAGATGACCAGATTGAGAGGCATGAACAGACAGCTCCAGATAAATGTTGACTGTACTCAAAAAGAAATTGACCTCCTGCAGTCTAGAG GAAACTTTGATCCGAAAGCCATGAGTAACTTTTATGACAACATAGAGCCTGGTCCTGTTGTGCCACCAAAGCCATGTAAAAAAG ATCATCAGAGCAGTTCCAAGCAAACTGTGCGATCACAGCCAAGGGATGAAGACTTTGAAGGAGCTCCATGGAATTGTGATAGCTGTACTTTTTTGAACCACCCAGCACTGAATCGCTGTGAGCAATGTGAAATGCCACGGTATGCCTGA